In the genome of Spirochaetia bacterium, one region contains:
- a CDS encoding glutamine synthetase family protein — MSSIQNQITQFIDEQDVKFVRLAFCDIQGNLKNVSISSEELARAFTDGVSFDSSAIRGFGSVEDSDLLLFPDADSLQVLPWRPSSGKVMQLYCDIKHTDGKPYEKDGHTLTKQFISESALKGYTFSIGSECEFYLFKLDQEGEPTDIPLDHGGYFDVAPIDKGENIRREICLTLQEMGFHTERSHHESGPGQMEVDFSYSGLLNAADNMITFKSVVRASASRNGLHASFLPKPLAGRSGSGMHVNISVSKEGENDSVELRRHMIAGILSHLREIAAFSSPHVNSYERLGSFEAPKGIGWGYGNRSLAIRIPRSEGPYARIEVRTADASANPYLLYTLLCRAACEGIDKKLDPGKPTNINAFDGFDGPCLPTSLSEAISLAEESVFVRKTIPAPLLESYLNEARQEVRLANESDDVYGKGRQLLFPYL; from the coding sequence ATGTCTTCAATACAGAATCAAATTACCCAATTCATCGACGAACAGGACGTCAAGTTCGTCAGGCTTGCTTTCTGTGATATACAGGGAAACCTGAAGAATGTCTCGATCAGCAGTGAAGAGCTTGCAAGGGCCTTTACCGATGGAGTTTCCTTTGATTCTTCCGCCATCCGAGGTTTCGGAAGCGTAGAAGACAGCGACCTGTTGCTTTTCCCTGATGCTGACAGCCTGCAGGTATTGCCCTGGAGACCCTCAAGCGGCAAGGTCATGCAACTGTACTGCGACATCAAGCATACAGATGGCAAGCCATATGAGAAAGACGGACATACCCTGACCAAGCAATTCATCAGTGAATCTGCACTGAAGGGATATACTTTTTCCATCGGAAGTGAATGTGAGTTCTATCTGTTCAAACTTGACCAGGAAGGGGAACCGACCGATATTCCTCTTGACCATGGCGGCTACTTCGATGTAGCCCCGATTGACAAGGGAGAAAACATCAGAAGAGAAATCTGCCTGACTTTACAGGAAATGGGCTTTCATACGGAACGTTCTCATCACGAAAGCGGACCAGGCCAGATGGAAGTCGACTTTTCTTACAGCGGACTGCTCAATGCTGCTGACAATATGATTACATTCAAAAGCGTTGTCAGAGCCAGTGCAAGCCGAAACGGACTACATGCATCCTTCCTGCCGAAACCTCTTGCGGGCAGAAGCGGCAGCGGCATGCATGTCAATATCTCAGTAAGCAAAGAAGGGGAAAACGACAGCGTCGAGTTACGTCGTCACATGATTGCAGGGATTCTCAGCCACCTGAGGGAAATTGCTGCCTTCAGTTCCCCGCATGTCAATTCCTATGAACGGCTTGGAAGTTTCGAAGCACCGAAAGGTATCGGCTGGGGATATGGCAACAGGTCCCTTGCAATAAGGATCCCACGTTCCGAAGGCCCTTATGCAAGGATTGAAGTCAGAACAGCCGACGCTTCGGCAAATCCTTACCTGCTCTACACACTGCTTTGCAGAGCTGCGTGTGAAGGCATTGATAAAAAACTTGATCCGGGGAAACCGACAAATATCAATGCATTCGACGGATTTGACGGTCCTTGTCTTCCTACCAGCCTTTCCGAAGCAATCAGTCTTGCCGAAGAAAGTGTATTTGTACGGAAGACTATTCCGGCACCTCTGCTGGAATCATATCTGAATGAGGCAAGGCAGGAAGTCCGTCTTGCAAACGAAAGCGATGATGTCTACGGAAAGGGCAGGCAACTGCTCTTCCCTTATCTGTAG
- a CDS encoding 4Fe-4S binding protein, producing MKRVYVEEDWCLACHLCEYWCAFSNSGKDNMVAALKNKTIKPMIQVEEGDKINFAVSCRHCEDPICVKSCISGALSIEDGVIKIDKSKCVDCYTCIMACPYGVLMPNEDEGIMQKCELCTPRGTAPYCAAHCPNQAIIYEER from the coding sequence ATGAAAAGAGTATATGTTGAAGAAGACTGGTGCCTTGCTTGTCATCTATGTGAGTATTGGTGTGCGTTCAGCAACAGCGGCAAAGACAACATGGTTGCAGCCTTGAAGAACAAGACCATCAAACCGATGATCCAAGTTGAAGAAGGTGACAAGATCAATTTTGCAGTCAGCTGCAGGCACTGTGAAGATCCCATCTGCGTCAAATCCTGTATTTCCGGTGCACTGAGCATCGAAGACGGGGTCATCAAGATAGACAAGAGCAAATGCGTTGACTGCTATACCTGTATCATGGCCTGCCCTTATGGCGTGCTGATGCCGAATGAAGACGAAGGCATCATGCAGAAATGCGAACTGTGTACACCACGGGGTACGGCACCTTACTGTGCCGCCCACTGCCCGAACCAGGCAATTATCTATGAGGAGCGATAA
- a CDS encoding glutamate synthase has product MKKQNITVGHMNFKELNDLVRESTNSSIELNDVQGQRFIGAGMKDKTLSIYGVPGNALGACMNSGSQIIVNNDCQDAIGDTMNDGMITVCGNCGDTAGYAMRGGAILIKESAGYRIGIHMKAYKEKQPVIIIGDKAGSFLGEYLAGGTIIVLGMRQHGKCPVGNFCGTGMHGGQIFLRTDELPKDLPPQIKAEIATKEDLESIDAYLELFCTTFSFDKQQLLDAKYYKLTPNSTSPYKQLYTAI; this is encoded by the coding sequence ATGAAAAAGCAAAACATCACCGTAGGGCATATGAACTTCAAGGAGCTCAATGACCTTGTACGGGAAAGTACGAATTCCTCCATTGAGCTCAATGATGTACAAGGCCAGCGTTTTATCGGAGCTGGCATGAAAGACAAGACACTTTCCATCTATGGAGTACCGGGCAATGCTTTGGGTGCCTGCATGAACAGCGGTAGCCAGATCATCGTCAACAATGATTGCCAGGATGCCATCGGTGACACGATGAATGACGGCATGATCACCGTGTGCGGCAACTGCGGAGATACTGCAGGCTATGCCATGAGAGGAGGTGCCATCCTTATCAAGGAAAGCGCTGGTTACCGTATCGGCATCCACATGAAAGCTTACAAGGAAAAGCAGCCTGTGATCATCATCGGTGACAAAGCCGGTTCTTTCCTTGGAGAATATCTTGCCGGCGGAACCATCATCGTTCTGGGAATGAGACAACACGGGAAATGTCCGGTAGGGAACTTCTGCGGAACTGGTATGCATGGAGGACAAATCTTCCTCCGTACCGATGAATTACCCAAGGATCTTCCCCCACAGATCAAGGCAGAAATAGCCACGAAAGAAGACTTGGAATCCATCGATGCTTACCTTGAATTGTTCTGTACGACCTTCTCATTTGACAAACAGCAACTGTTGGATGCAAAATACTATAAGCTTACACCGAATTCTACTTCACCGTACAAGCAGTTGTATACCGCAATCTGA
- a CDS encoding glutamate synthase-related protein: MSINFLQPEYEVVRNMDRCITCRVCERQCANEVHHYNADLDRMVSDDSKCVDCQRCVTLCPTNALKIVKTNNCFKENANWHTSDITDIYRQATTGGVLLGSMGTPKEYPVYWDKLLINASQVTNPSIDPLREPMETRTFLGKKDATIHYDKDGNIITKTTPQLELSTPIMFSAMSYGSISYNAHKSLAMAATKLGIYYNTGEGGLHEDFYVYGPNTIVQVASGRFGVHSDYLEAGAAIEIKMGQGAKPGIGGHLPGAKITEAVSKTRMIPQGTDAISPAPHHDIYSIEDLRQLVYMLKESTNYKKPVIVKIAAVHNVGAIASGIARCGADIIAIDGFRGGTGAAPARIRDNVGIPIELALASVDRRLREEGIRNQVSLVVGGSIRSSADVIKAIALGADACYIATSALIALGCHLCRTCHLGKCNWGIATQVPELVKRLNPAIGSEHLVNLVTAWTHEIKEMMGGMGINSIEALRGNRLMLRGVGLTEKELEILGVKHAGE, translated from the coding sequence ATGTCAATAAACTTTCTCCAGCCGGAATATGAAGTAGTAAGGAACATGGACAGGTGCATTACCTGCCGTGTCTGTGAAAGACAATGTGCCAATGAAGTGCACCATTACAATGCTGACCTTGACCGGATGGTCAGCGATGACTCAAAATGCGTTGACTGTCAGCGATGTGTTACCCTTTGCCCCACAAACGCATTGAAAATTGTCAAGACAAACAATTGTTTCAAGGAAAATGCAAACTGGCATACAAGTGACATTACGGATATCTACCGCCAGGCAACCACCGGCGGCGTCCTGTTGGGGTCAATGGGAACTCCGAAGGAATATCCTGTGTATTGGGACAAGCTCCTCATCAACGCCTCCCAAGTCACGAACCCTTCCATCGACCCCTTGAGGGAACCGATGGAAACAAGGACTTTCCTTGGGAAAAAAGATGCTACCATCCACTATGACAAAGACGGCAACATCATTACCAAGACAACCCCGCAGCTTGAACTGTCAACTCCTATCATGTTCAGCGCAATGAGCTATGGGTCCATCAGCTACAATGCTCACAAAAGCCTTGCCATGGCAGCTACCAAACTGGGCATCTACTACAACACAGGCGAAGGTGGCCTCCATGAAGATTTCTACGTATATGGACCAAACACCATCGTACAGGTAGCCTCCGGTAGATTCGGCGTACATTCCGACTATCTGGAAGCAGGTGCTGCCATCGAAATCAAGATGGGCCAGGGTGCAAAACCCGGCATAGGAGGACACCTTCCTGGAGCCAAGATTACCGAAGCAGTTTCAAAGACCCGTATGATTCCTCAGGGAACCGATGCAATAAGTCCGGCACCACATCATGATATCTATTCGATTGAAGATCTCAGGCAGCTGGTCTACATGCTGAAGGAAAGTACGAACTACAAGAAACCCGTCATCGTCAAGATTGCTGCCGTACATAACGTCGGAGCTATTGCAAGTGGTATTGCACGTTGCGGAGCCGATATCATTGCCATCGACGGATTCAGAGGCGGCACAGGAGCTGCTCCGGCAAGAATCAGGGACAATGTCGGTATCCCAATCGAACTGGCATTGGCTTCAGTCGACAGAAGGCTGAGGGAAGAAGGTATCAGGAATCAGGTAAGTTTGGTCGTAGGAGGATCGATACGTTCCTCTGCCGATGTCATAAAGGCTATCGCTTTGGGAGCCGATGCCTGCTATATCGCAACCAGTGCACTCATTGCCCTCGGGTGTCATCTGTGCAGGACCTGCCATCTGGGAAAATGTAACTGGGGCATAGCTACCCAGGTACCGGAACTGGTAAAAAGACTCAATCCGGCAATAGGCAGTGAGCATCTGGTCAACCTTGTTACCGCATGGACACATGAGATCAAGGAAATGATGGGAGGCATGGGTATCAACTCCATAGAAGCCCTGAGAGGAAACCGCCTCATGCTCAGAGGTGTGGGACTCACAGAAAAAGAGCTTGAGATCCTTGGGGTCAAGCACGCAGGAGAGTAG
- a CDS encoding FAD-dependent oxidoreductase produces the protein MNKYLIIGASIAAASAIEAIRKNDKEGSITVIGKEPYAPYCRPLISYALLGKTTFEKMPYRDASFYKKMKAKLILGKEATSIDKAKKQVILDDGTRLPYDKLLVSTGSRPFVPPMEGLDKVEKKFSFMTIDDAKSLEKELDPEAKVLVVGAGLIGLKCCEGILAKVKSIDVVDLAPRILPSILDDKAAARVQDYLEGKGIRFFLKDSVASFTKKTATLKSGTKLTFDLLVLAVGVRPNTALVADIGGTVNRGIVTDDCCKTSIEDIYAAGDCTTSHDITSDSDKILALFPNANMQGEVAGNQMSGGTLRYDHAIAANAIGFFGLHIITAGSYIGDQLDLSTKDGYKVLFTKDDHLVGMILIGDTVLRAGIYTNLIRKQIPLSSLDFEQIAQQPRLMAFAKKDRVSMLGEKR, from the coding sequence ATGAACAAGTATCTGATCATAGGAGCTTCGATTGCAGCCGCTTCGGCAATCGAAGCAATACGGAAAAATGACAAGGAAGGCAGCATTACCGTCATAGGAAAAGAGCCCTATGCACCTTACTGCCGCCCGCTCATTTCCTATGCACTGCTGGGTAAGACGACCTTTGAAAAAATGCCCTACAGGGATGCATCCTTTTATAAAAAAATGAAGGCAAAGCTCATACTCGGCAAGGAAGCTACCAGCATTGACAAAGCAAAGAAACAGGTAATCCTTGATGACGGTACGAGACTTCCCTATGACAAGCTGTTGGTTTCCACAGGCTCCCGTCCGTTCGTACCTCCGATGGAAGGCTTGGACAAAGTTGAGAAAAAATTCAGTTTCATGACAATTGACGATGCAAAGTCATTGGAAAAGGAACTTGATCCAGAAGCAAAGGTATTGGTTGTCGGAGCTGGATTGATCGGCCTGAAATGTTGCGAAGGCATCCTTGCCAAGGTAAAGAGCATCGATGTCGTCGACCTTGCCCCGCGGATACTTCCTTCTATCCTCGATGACAAGGCAGCTGCACGTGTACAGGATTATCTGGAAGGGAAAGGCATCAGGTTCTTCCTGAAAGATTCGGTCGCTTCCTTCACAAAGAAAACAGCTACGCTGAAAAGCGGGACAAAGCTTACTTTCGACCTGCTCGTACTTGCCGTCGGGGTCAGGCCCAACACAGCTCTGGTGGCAGACATAGGCGGTACCGTGAACAGAGGTATCGTTACCGACGACTGCTGCAAGACCAGCATCGAAGATATCTATGCAGCAGGAGACTGCACTACTTCCCATGACATCACCAGTGACAGTGACAAGATACTTGCGCTCTTCCCAAATGCAAACATGCAGGGTGAGGTTGCAGGGAACCAGATGAGCGGCGGTACGCTACGCTATGACCATGCCATTGCTGCCAATGCCATCGGTTTCTTCGGTCTACATATCATTACAGCAGGAAGTTACATAGGTGACCAGCTCGACCTTTCTACGAAAGACGGGTACAAGGTGCTCTTTACCAAGGATGACCACCTTGTCGGCATGATACTCATCGGAGATACCGTACTTCGTGCAGGTATCTATACAAACCTCATCAGGAAACAGATTCCTCTCTCTTCCCTTGACTTCGAACAGATTGCCCAGCAGCCAAGGCTCATGGCTTTTGCAAAGAAAGACAGGGTGAGCATGCTAGGAGAAAAAAGATGA
- a CDS encoding ANTAR domain-containing protein has protein sequence MVDLSRILIVSPTGKGQMTFRTLLQESGVHADMSSCFSCNEARRAIQEVDFDLVLINAPLPDESGIDFALTVTEQTLSSVLLIIEENQVPPVMQKVQQGGVLVIGKPIIKSIFFQSITLAATLRQRLAGMKKENSKLRNKLEEIKLVDKAKCTLVQYLGLDEERAHHYVEKMAMDQRRNKSEIAKAILKTYQH, from the coding sequence ATGGTTGACCTAAGCAGGATCTTAATCGTAAGTCCGACAGGAAAAGGACAGATGACCTTCAGGACATTGCTTCAGGAAAGCGGTGTCCATGCTGATATGTCTTCATGTTTTTCCTGTAACGAAGCGAGAAGAGCCATACAGGAGGTAGATTTCGATCTCGTGTTGATCAATGCACCGCTTCCCGATGAATCAGGCATTGACTTTGCTCTCACGGTGACAGAACAGACACTTTCCTCCGTTCTTCTGATCATCGAAGAAAACCAAGTTCCTCCCGTCATGCAGAAAGTCCAGCAAGGCGGGGTGCTGGTGATCGGAAAACCGATCATCAAGTCGATCTTCTTCCAGAGTATTACGCTAGCCGCGACCCTAAGACAGCGTCTAGCTGGCATGAAAAAAGAAAATTCAAAGCTTAGAAACAAGCTAGAAGAGATAAAACTAGTGGACAAAGCCAAGTGCACCCTAGTACAATACCTCGGATTGGATGAAGAAAGAGCCCATCACTATGTAGAAAAAATGGCGATGGACCAGCGAAGGAACAAGAGTGAGATTGCAAAAGCAATTCTCAAGACATACCAGCATTAA